A region from the Aegilops tauschii subsp. strangulata cultivar AL8/78 chromosome 5, Aet v6.0, whole genome shotgun sequence genome encodes:
- the LOC141023384 gene encoding uncharacterized protein, translating into MATAHATEVAGLKQKLDVADDDSMLINRRLDEAQDGAAAVETLRAELARAKEQARMSNVAAKKAAYELKAEQAARRQCEERISSIERDLKDAAGKCQTLEEENKAKVAELDKALQEAREARSESRAAREEIRQVGEIAAGKPFLLQTKFGDPKYAPLNQMWSSPDAFLDLPKSVSDAVQFFQAQEGHATEKLFWSQFSMPKRPLLLNEQMAQWAELHKISGSAMKDVVVRLWPTESIPNSYFGLVQRLVDAVPRIDAVKRSTCIEGARMAFARVKTYWAKMKATDIASRSPPGGKDHHTTENYFEDVLEGARLIEGQCSKDMIFE; encoded by the exons ATGGCGACTGCCCACGCTACAGAGGTTGCAGGTCTGAAGCAGAAACTTGATGTGGCGGATGATGACAGCATgcttattaacaggcggctcgacgaggcgcaag atggtgctgctgcggttgagacccttcgggctgagcttgcccgagccaaggagcaagccaggatgagtaatgtggctgccaagaaggcagcttatgagttaaaggccgaacaggcagctcggcgccagtgcgaggagagaatatcttCCATAGAGCGAGATCTAAAGGATGCCGCTGGCAAATGCCAAACACTCGAGGAGGAGAACAAGGCCAAAGTAGCCGAactcgacaaggccttacaagaggcgagagaagcacgttccgagtctagagcggctcgggaggagatccgacaagttggggagatagcggccggtaagccctttctattacagactaaattcggcgatccgaagtatgccccacttaatcaaatgtggagttctccagacgcattcttggacttgccgaagagtgtctccgatgcggtgcagtttttccaagcgcaagaagggcatgcaacggagaagcttttctggtcgcaattcagcatgccaaagcgtccgctgttgctgaacgaacagatggcccagtgggccgagctccacaagatatccggatctgccatgaaggacgtcgtggtccggctgtggccgactgagtCAATTCCGAATAGTTATTTCGGCTTGGTGCAacgacttgttgatgcggtgccgcgtatcgacgccgttaagcggtcaacgtgcattgaaggtgcacggatggcctttgcccgcgtcaagacgtactgggcgaagatgaaggccaccgacatTGCATCAAGGAGTCCACCCGGgggcaaggaccatcacacgacggagaattattttgaggatgtcctagagggcgcccgcttgatagagggtcagtgctcgaaggatATGATATTTGAGTGA
- the LOC141020490 gene encoding E3 ubiquitin-protein ligase RSL1-like, protein MAGDDDLAALHEQAALASSAAVSASDLDFAFQLQVAEAIQASLRANSDPSSSSSAAAAAAASSPFQSAPVLESSDVAYALAVHAADLARAEEDRLDAQRLREAHAQAAATVRIAAHDAAFARELASIPEDQWARDGDNIERPLDPTKPLFRVFFKGLSSKGVVGPRDRDPGVAVLAVAVCDHQGNVVLRIQKPVEASVGGHMTLEVMALTEGLEAALGLGIQSIKIVTDYRVLYNHLLGIWRPTQKKLAAMIDQVLSVRKKFKQCEVLFVERRQLEYVMKLARESVESQLAKAITVHTGMEMRENCAICLEDTDVSKIHAVEGRAHRFCFSCMKEHVKVKLLHGMLPACPQDGCTKQLTVEGSKVFLSPRLLGIMVQRIREAQIPPTQKIYCPYPKCSALMSLSEVIQPMQESCSKYTVADSATLRKCVKCRGSFCISCRVPWHDRMTCQDYKMMHPHAHSGDAKLENLAERRLWRKCVKCQHMIELAEGCYHMTCVCGYEFCYTCGKEWKDKKPTCSCPLWDERNIIRNDIRANVVRENIQEDEDEYDDDEDHYYVQEGVHYNQGFR, encoded by the exons ATGGCCGGCGACGATGACCTGGCGGCCCTCCACGAGCAGGCAGCCctggcctcctccgccgccgtctccgcctcTGACCTCGACTTCGCCTTCCAACTCCAGGTCGCCGAGGCGATCCAAGCATCTCTTCGCGCCAACAGTGACCCCTCCTCTTCCAGCTCTGCCGCCGCagcggccgccgcctcctccccatTTCAGTCCGCCCCTGTGCTCGAGTCATCGGACGTCGCATACGCCCTAGCGGTCCACGCCGCGGACCTCGCTCGCGCCGAGGAGGACCGCCTCGACGCCCAGCGCCTCCGCGAGGCCCACGCCCAAGCGGCCGCCACCGTCCGCATCGCGGCCCACGACGCCGCGTTCGCGCGCGAGCTCGCCTCCATTCCAGAGGACCAATGGGCTCGTGACGGCGACAACATCGAGCGCCCCCTCGACCCGACCAAGCCCCTCTTCCGCGTCTTCTTCAAGGGCTTGTCGAGCAAGGGGGTGGTGGGGCCGCGGGACCGGGACCCGGGCGTCGCGGTGCTCGCCGTGGCCGTGTGCGACCACCAGGGAAATGTGGTGCTCAGGATACAGAAGCCGGTGGAAGCATCTGTGGGTGGGCACATGACGCTCGAGGTGATGGCGCTCACCGAAGGCCTCGAGGCGGCTCTTGGGTTGGGGATCCAAAGTATCAAGATTGTCACCGATTACAGGGTGCTGTACAACCAT TTGCTTGGAATTTGGCGGCCAACACAGAAGAAGCTTGCAGCTATGATAGATCAGGTCCTGTCAGTGCGAAAGAAATTTAAGCAATGTGAAGTATTATTTGTTGAAAGAAGGCAACTTGAATATGTGATGAAACTAGCCAGAGAATCTGTAGAGTCTCAGCTTGCCAAAGCTATTACTGTGCATACTGGCATGGAGATGAGGGAGAACTGTGCCATCTGCCTTGAAGACACTGATGTTTCTAAAATTCATGCAGTCGAAGGTCGTGCACATCGCTTTTGCTTCTCCTGCATGAAGGAGCATGTGAAAGTTAAGCTACTCCACGGAATGCTCCCAGCTTGCCCCCAAGATGGTTGCACTAAACAGCTGACTGTCGAGGGTTCAAAGGTATTCCTGTCACCGCGACTCTTAGGGATCATGGTGCAACGTATCAGGGAAGCACAAATCCCTCCAACTCAAAAGATTTATTGTCCATACCCCAAGTGTTCAGCCTTGATGTCGTTGAGTGAAGTGATACAGCCAATGCAAGAATCCTGCTCAAAGTACACTGTTGCTGATTCTGCCACATTGAGAAAGTGTGTTAAATGCAGAGGCTCGTTCTGCATCAGCTGTAGAGTTCCATGGCATGACAGGATGACTTGCCAAGACTATAAGATGATGCACCCCCATGCTCATTCAGGAGATGCCAAGTTAGAGAACCTTGCAGAGCGCCGGCTATGGCGCAAGTGTGTGAAATGTCAGCACATGATTGAACTCGCAGAGGGTTGCTACCATATGACTTGTGT GTGCGGCTATGAATTCTGTTACACCTGTGGGAAAGAATGGAAGGACAAGAAACCGACCTGCTCCTGCCCGCTGTGGGATGAACGCAACATAATCCGTAATGATATTAGGGCCAATGTTGTCCGTGAAAACATTCAGGAAGATGAAGATGAGTACGATGATGACGAGGACCATTACTATGTTCAAGAAGGTGTTCACTATAACCAGGGGTTTCGGTGA